One region of Flavobacterium sp. KACC 22763 genomic DNA includes:
- a CDS encoding L-ribulose-5-phosphate 4-epimerase, with amino-acid sequence MSSQYKDLKQECYEANMQLNALNLVVYTFGNVSAVDRKNGVFAIKPSGVPYEDLKPEDIVIVDFDNNVIEGTMRPSSDTKTHAYLYKHWPNIGGVAHTHATYSVAWAQSQLDIPIFGTTHADHLTADIPCAPPMADHLIEGNYEHNTGIQILDCFKEKNLSYEEVEMILIGNHGPFAWGKNAAKAVYNSKVLEVVAEMAYLTLQINPNAPRLKDSLIKKHYNRKHGKDSYYGQ; translated from the coding sequence ATGAGTTCTCAGTATAAAGATTTAAAACAAGAATGTTATGAAGCCAATATGCAGTTAAATGCATTGAATTTGGTTGTTTATACTTTCGGAAATGTGAGCGCTGTTGACAGAAAAAATGGTGTTTTTGCCATTAAGCCAAGCGGTGTTCCTTATGAAGATTTAAAACCTGAAGATATTGTTATTGTCGATTTTGATAATAATGTTATCGAGGGAACCATGCGTCCGTCATCAGACACAAAAACGCATGCATATTTATACAAACACTGGCCAAATATTGGAGGAGTTGCACATACGCACGCAACATATTCTGTGGCTTGGGCGCAATCTCAATTGGATATTCCAATTTTCGGAACAACGCATGCCGATCACTTAACGGCTGATATTCCGTGTGCGCCCCCGATGGCAGATCATTTAATTGAAGGAAACTATGAGCACAATACCGGAATTCAGATTTTAGATTGCTTCAAAGAAAAAAATCTTTCATACGAAGAAGTAGAAATGATTCTAATTGGAAATCACGGTCCATTTGCATGGGGAAAAAATGCTGCAAAAGCGGTTTACAACAGTAAAGTTTTAGAAGTTGTAGCAGAAATGGCCTACCTGACTTTACAAATAAACCCAAATGCACCAAGATTAAAAGATTCATTAATAAAAAAACATTACAACCGTAAACACGGAAAAGATTCGTATTACGGACAGTAG
- the araA gene encoding L-arabinose isomerase — protein MIDISQKEVWFVVGSQELYGEETLRKVAEHSQIIAKGLDSSSSIPVKVVYKDVVKSPSQILDVCLAANSAKNCIGIIAWMHTFSPAKMWIGGLNILKKPLCHLHTQYNAEIPWGSIDMDFMNLNQSAHGDREFGFIMSRLRKKRKVVVGHWEDQRVQKQLGIWSRVVLGWDELQNLKVARIGDNMREVAVTEGDKVEAQIRFGMSVNGYDSSDVTKHIEKVTDKQLADLLAVYESSYNLTDSLKEGGAQRSSLVEAAKIELGLRAFLEEGGFGAFTDTFENLGVWKQLPGIATQRLMADGYGFGGEGDWKTAAMVRALKVMCVGLEGGTSFMEDYTYHFTPQKSYVLGSHMLEICPSIADGKPSCEVHPLGIGGKEDPARLVFNSPAGDAINVSLVDMGTRFRLIVNEVEAVKPMAELPKLPVARVLWDCKPNLEVAATAWILAGGAHHTVYSQSITTEYMEDFADIAGIELLVIDEKTTVREFKDKINANEAYFHLFQHGL, from the coding sequence ATGATTGATATATCTCAAAAAGAAGTATGGTTTGTAGTAGGAAGCCAGGAATTATATGGTGAAGAAACGCTTAGAAAAGTAGCAGAACATTCACAGATTATTGCAAAAGGATTAGATTCTTCATCTTCAATTCCGGTAAAAGTAGTTTACAAAGATGTGGTAAAATCTCCTTCGCAGATTTTAGATGTGTGTTTGGCAGCAAACTCAGCTAAAAACTGTATCGGAATTATCGCTTGGATGCATACTTTCTCTCCAGCAAAAATGTGGATTGGCGGATTAAATATCCTTAAAAAACCATTATGCCATTTACATACACAATATAATGCTGAAATTCCGTGGGGATCAATCGACATGGATTTCATGAACCTGAATCAATCGGCTCACGGAGATCGTGAATTTGGTTTCATCATGTCTAGATTACGTAAAAAACGTAAAGTAGTTGTAGGTCACTGGGAAGATCAAAGAGTCCAAAAACAATTAGGAATCTGGTCTAGAGTTGTTTTAGGATGGGATGAACTTCAAAACCTAAAAGTAGCTCGTATTGGAGATAATATGCGTGAAGTTGCCGTAACAGAAGGTGATAAAGTTGAAGCTCAAATTCGTTTCGGAATGTCTGTAAACGGATACGATTCTTCAGATGTTACCAAACATATTGAAAAAGTAACAGACAAACAATTAGCTGATTTATTAGCGGTTTATGAGTCTTCTTATAACTTAACTGATTCTTTAAAAGAAGGCGGAGCGCAAAGAAGTTCATTAGTAGAAGCAGCAAAAATCGAATTAGGACTAAGAGCTTTCCTTGAAGAAGGAGGATTCGGCGCTTTCACAGATACATTCGAAAACCTTGGAGTTTGGAAACAATTACCAGGAATTGCAACACAAAGATTAATGGCCGATGGTTATGGTTTTGGTGGAGAAGGAGACTGGAAAACTGCTGCAATGGTAAGAGCTTTAAAAGTAATGTGTGTTGGTTTAGAAGGCGGAACTTCTTTTATGGAAGATTACACATATCATTTCACACCACAAAAATCTTATGTTTTAGGTTCTCACATGTTGGAAATCTGTCCATCAATCGCTGACGGAAAACCTTCTTGCGAAGTTCATCCGTTAGGAATTGGAGGAAAAGAAGACCCGGCTCGTTTGGTATTCAATTCGCCTGCAGGAGATGCAATCAATGTTTCTTTGGTGGATATGGGAACTCGTTTCCGTTTAATCGTTAATGAAGTAGAAGCAGTAAAACCAATGGCTGAATTGCCAAAATTACCAGTTGCACGTGTTCTTTGGGATTGTAAACCAAATTTAGAAGTTGCGGCAACAGCATGGATTTTGGCTGGTGGAGCGCACCACACGGTTTACAGCCAATCAATTACAACAGAATATATGGAAGATTTTGCAGACATCGCTGGAATCGAATTATTGGTTATTGACGAAAAAACAACTGTAAGAGAATTCAAAGATAAGATCAACGCCAACGAAGCATATTTCCATTTGTTTCAACACGGACTTTAA
- a CDS encoding aldose epimerase family protein, with the protein MNVLKRSLFILSLLGTAIVLVQCKNDKKADTEKVAADEKALVTIDKSEYGTTAKGEKVESYKLKNQNGMEVDIITFGGRITDLKVPNKEGVSENVVIGFNSLAQYEKENPFFGALIGRYGNRIAKGKFSLDGKEYQLAINNAPNALHGGPQGFFNVVWKADEVKSGETASLKLSYVSKDLEEGYPGNLKVFVTYTLTNDNQLEVLYEATTDKKTVVNLTQHSYFNLSGDFTKTILDHELTLNADKLVPVDADLIPTGKLEDVAGTPFDFRTPKLIGKDINAKNDQLEKGKGYDHCWVLNNPEKGKTIIAKVYHAASGRVMEMTTDEPGIQFYSGNFLDGTLPMPNGGTFAHRTGLCLETEHYPDSPNQKNFPTTVLNPGENYKTKTTFKFSVKK; encoded by the coding sequence ATGAATGTATTAAAACGATCTCTTTTCATATTAAGCCTTCTTGGAACTGCTATAGTTTTAGTTCAGTGTAAAAACGATAAAAAAGCTGATACAGAAAAAGTTGCGGCTGATGAAAAAGCTTTAGTAACAATTGACAAATCAGAATACGGAACTACTGCTAAAGGTGAAAAAGTAGAGAGCTATAAACTGAAAAACCAAAACGGGATGGAAGTTGACATCATCACTTTTGGTGGAAGAATTACAGATTTGAAAGTACCAAATAAAGAAGGCGTTTCAGAAAATGTTGTAATTGGTTTTAACTCTTTAGCACAATACGAAAAAGAGAATCCGTTTTTTGGAGCTTTAATTGGAAGATATGGAAACCGAATTGCAAAAGGTAAATTTTCATTAGACGGAAAAGAGTATCAATTAGCGATTAACAATGCACCAAATGCTTTACACGGTGGTCCGCAAGGATTCTTTAACGTAGTTTGGAAAGCTGATGAGGTTAAATCTGGTGAGACAGCGTCTTTAAAATTATCTTATGTAAGTAAAGATCTAGAAGAAGGTTATCCAGGAAATCTGAAAGTTTTTGTGACTTATACATTGACAAATGATAATCAGTTAGAAGTTTTATACGAGGCAACTACAGACAAAAAAACAGTTGTTAACTTGACACAGCATTCTTATTTTAATTTATCTGGAGATTTTACCAAAACTATCTTAGATCACGAATTGACATTAAATGCAGATAAATTAGTTCCAGTTGATGCTGATTTAATTCCGACAGGAAAATTAGAAGATGTTGCTGGTACACCTTTCGATTTCAGAACGCCAAAATTAATTGGAAAAGACATCAATGCTAAAAATGATCAATTAGAAAAAGGAAAAGGTTATGATCACTGCTGGGTATTGAACAATCCTGAAAAAGGAAAAACAATTATTGCAAAAGTATACCACGCAGCAAGCGGAAGAGTTATGGAAATGACAACAGACGAACCTGGAATTCAGTTCTATTCTGGAAATTTCCTTGATGGAACTTTGCCAATGCCAAACGGAGGAACTTTTGCACACAGAACAGGACTTTGTTTAGAAACTGAACATTATCCAGATTCTCCAAACCAGAAAAATTTCCCAACAACAGTTTTAAATCCAGGAGAAAATTATAAAACGAAAACGACTTTTAAGTTTTCAGTTAAAAAATAG
- a CDS encoding alpha/beta fold hydrolase has product MKKLVKLLMAVLAYSVCVIANAQVQMNFKFDTPYGKNSAVGKFVELNGAKIYYEEYGKGEPLLLIHGNGGSIESMGNQIDYFKSKYRVIAADSRGQGKSELKTDSLTYVQITKDMEGLVNHLKLDSISVIGWSDGGIVGLQMGISGKSKIKKIVAMGANLQPDSTAIYSWATKDVQNLKKMIASKIKEKDTSENWNLTKQLCGLLTDQPSIATKDLSKIKAKVLVIAGDRDVIRNEHTVEIFENIPKAQLCIMPGETHFAPASSPELFNALANKFLSEPFKRPDSDWTKWGK; this is encoded by the coding sequence ATGAAGAAACTAGTCAAATTGCTAATGGCCGTATTAGCTTATTCTGTATGTGTAATAGCAAACGCTCAGGTTCAGATGAATTTTAAATTTGATACGCCTTATGGTAAAAATTCTGCTGTTGGAAAATTTGTTGAACTCAATGGAGCTAAAATCTATTATGAAGAATACGGAAAAGGCGAACCTTTGTTATTGATTCATGGAAACGGAGGTAGTATTGAATCAATGGGAAATCAAATTGATTATTTTAAAAGTAAATATAGAGTTATTGCTGCTGATAGTAGAGGACAAGGCAAGTCGGAGCTGAAAACGGATTCTCTTACCTATGTGCAAATCACAAAAGATATGGAAGGATTGGTTAATCACTTAAAATTAGATTCGATAAGTGTTATTGGTTGGAGCGACGGAGGAATTGTTGGGTTGCAAATGGGGATTTCAGGAAAATCAAAAATAAAGAAAATTGTAGCGATGGGAGCCAATTTACAACCTGATTCTACGGCTATTTATTCGTGGGCAACAAAAGATGTTCAGAACTTGAAAAAAATGATTGCTTCAAAAATTAAAGAAAAAGACACTAGTGAGAATTGGAATCTGACGAAACAACTTTGTGGGCTTTTAACAGATCAGCCAAGTATTGCAACAAAAGATTTATCAAAGATTAAAGCAAAAGTGCTTGTAATAGCTGGAGATAGAGATGTAATCCGAAATGAGCATACGGTTGAAATTTTCGAAAATATACCTAAAGCACAGTTATGCATTATGCCTGGAGAGACTCATTTTGCGCCAGCTTCAAGTCCGGAATTGTTTAATGCATTAGCAAATAAATTTTTATCAGAACCTTTTAAAAGACCAGATTCAGATTGGACGAAATGGGGTAAATAA
- a CDS encoding OsmC family protein, producing the protein MTFKHLFKTEANWTAKQNPADSYKRFYSKSHQIKIEGKPVLDVSAAKAFKGDPELYNPEDLLLSSLVSCHMMSYLYVCSQNGIEVLEYSDNAEATLEVNPDGSGRFVEARLYPKVKISNPDKIELALELHQKANQLCFIANSCNFSILHHAVCEAV; encoded by the coding sequence ATGACTTTCAAGCACCTATTCAAAACAGAAGCAAACTGGACTGCCAAACAAAACCCAGCAGATTCTTACAAAAGATTTTATAGTAAAAGCCATCAAATTAAAATTGAAGGAAAACCAGTTTTAGACGTTTCGGCAGCAAAAGCTTTCAAAGGAGATCCAGAATTATACAATCCCGAAGATTTACTGTTGAGCAGTTTAGTTTCCTGCCATATGATGTCGTATTTATATGTCTGTTCCCAAAACGGAATAGAAGTTCTCGAATATTCAGATAATGCAGAAGCAACTTTAGAAGTAAATCCAGACGGAAGTGGACGCTTTGTTGAAGCAAGATTATATCCGAAAGTAAAAATTTCAAATCCAGATAAAATAGAATTGGCTCTAGAACTGCATCAGAAAGCAAATCAATTGTGTTTTATTGCTAATTCTTGCAATTTTTCAATTTTGCATCATGCAGTTTGTGAAGCAGTATAA
- a CDS encoding ribose-phosphate pyrophosphokinase — protein sequence MSHLEPEAKIFACSQSVYLAEKIAKDYGIPLGKVTMSTYSDGEFQPSYEESIRGLRVFIVCSTFPSADNLMELLLMIDAAKRASARHITAVMPYFGWARQDRKDKPRVPIGAKLVANLLTAAGATRIMTMDLHADQIQGFFEKPVDHLFASTIFLPYVESLNLENLTIASPDMGGSKRAYAYSKFLESDVVICYKQRKAANVIDTMELIGEVKGRNVILVDDMIDTGGTLAKAADLMIEKGALSVRAICTHAILSGGAYEKIENSKLTELIVTDSIPLKRESKKIKVVSCAPLFAEVMQMVHHNNSISGKFIM from the coding sequence ATGTCGCACCTAGAACCAGAAGCTAAAATTTTTGCTTGTTCACAAAGTGTTTATCTTGCAGAAAAAATTGCAAAAGATTACGGGATTCCGTTAGGAAAAGTAACGATGTCAACGTATAGTGACGGAGAATTTCAACCGTCTTACGAAGAATCAATAAGAGGTTTGCGAGTATTTATCGTATGTTCAACTTTTCCAAGTGCAGATAATCTGATGGAATTGTTGTTAATGATTGATGCAGCAAAACGTGCGTCAGCAAGACATATTACAGCTGTTATGCCTTATTTTGGTTGGGCAAGACAAGATAGAAAAGACAAACCAAGAGTTCCAATTGGAGCTAAATTAGTAGCAAACCTACTAACAGCTGCAGGAGCAACAAGAATCATGACTATGGATTTGCACGCAGACCAGATTCAAGGATTCTTTGAAAAACCAGTAGATCATTTATTTGCATCTACGATCTTTTTACCATACGTAGAAAGTTTAAATTTAGAAAATCTGACAATTGCATCTCCAGATATGGGAGGTTCAAAAAGAGCATATGCTTACTCTAAGTTTCTAGAATCAGACGTAGTAATCTGTTACAAACAAAGAAAAGCAGCCAACGTTATCGACACTATGGAACTAATTGGTGAAGTAAAAGGACGTAACGTAATCTTAGTAGACGACATGATCGATACAGGAGGGACTTTAGCGAAAGCGGCAGACCTTATGATCGAAAAAGGAGCGCTAAGTGTAAGAGCAATTTGTACGCACGCTATTTTATCAGGCGGAGCATACGAGAAAATTGAAAACTCGAAACTAACAGAATTAATCGTAACAGATTCTATTCCGTTAAAGAGAGAATCAAAGAAAATAAAAGTGGTAAGCTGCGCGCCTTTATTTGCTGAGGTAATGCAAATGGTTCACCACAACAATTCCATTAGTGGAAAATTTATTATGTAA
- a CDS encoding 50S ribosomal protein L25/general stress protein Ctc — MKSITIKGSERESVGKVSTKALRNAGQVPCVLYGGNQAVHFSADVTAFKNLVYTPNAHTVVIELGKGKSFNAILQDIQVHPVSDKILHIDFFQLFDDKEITMEVPVKIVGTSKGVLAGGVLRLNQRKLKVKALPANLPDFVEADITPLEMGNKLYVTKVGKPEYKIMHPDNTVVCQVRISRAAMKAAQEAAKAAKAPAKGKKK, encoded by the coding sequence ATGAAATCGATTACAATTAAAGGATCAGAAAGAGAAAGCGTGGGCAAAGTGTCAACTAAAGCCTTACGTAATGCTGGACAGGTACCTTGCGTTTTATACGGAGGAAACCAAGCAGTACACTTCTCAGCAGACGTAACTGCATTCAAAAACTTGGTTTACACTCCAAACGCTCACACTGTTGTGATCGAACTTGGAAAAGGAAAATCATTCAATGCAATTTTGCAAGATATCCAAGTTCACCCAGTATCTGACAAAATTTTACACATTGACTTCTTCCAATTATTTGATGATAAAGAAATCACAATGGAAGTTCCTGTGAAAATCGTTGGTACATCTAAAGGTGTTCTTGCGGGAGGTGTTTTACGTTTGAACCAACGTAAATTAAAAGTTAAAGCTTTACCAGCAAATCTTCCTGATTTCGTTGAAGCTGACATCACTCCACTTGAAATGGGTAACAAATTATACGTTACTAAAGTTGGAAAACCAGAGTACAAAATTATGCACCCAGACAACACTGTTGTTTGTCAAGTGAGAATCTCTCGTGCTGCTATGAAAGCTGCTCAAGAGGCTGCAAAAGCTGCAAAAGCTCCTGCAAAAGGAAAGAAAAAATAA
- the pth gene encoding aminoacyl-tRNA hydrolase gives MIKWITKLFSSPSKEENIEDNMKKYLIVGLGNIGAEYVNTRHNIGFKVLDFFAKKEGLSFETVKLGSLAEYKFKGRTFFLLKPNTYMNLSGKAVKYWMDKENIPLENILVITDDLNLSFGTIRIKPKGSDGGHNGLKNINLVLNTQNYTRYRFGISDQFKKGQQVDYVLGEWTPEEEAKLPERLETSAEIIRTFGTAGLENTMTTFNGK, from the coding sequence ATGATAAAATGGATAACAAAACTGTTTTCATCACCATCAAAAGAAGAGAACATAGAAGACAATATGAAAAAATATTTAATCGTAGGATTAGGAAATATCGGGGCTGAATACGTAAACACTAGACACAATATCGGATTTAAAGTTCTAGATTTTTTCGCTAAAAAAGAAGGACTTTCATTTGAAACCGTAAAACTAGGTTCATTGGCTGAATATAAGTTTAAAGGAAGAACTTTTTTTCTTTTAAAACCAAACACTTACATGAATTTGAGCGGTAAAGCAGTAAAATATTGGATGGATAAAGAAAACATTCCGCTAGAAAATATTTTAGTCATTACAGACGATTTAAATCTTTCTTTCGGAACAATCCGAATCAAGCCAAAAGGAAGCGATGGAGGGCACAATGGTTTAAAAAACATTAATTTAGTTTTAAATACTCAAAATTATACGCGCTACAGATTTGGTATCAGCGACCAGTTTAAAAAAGGACAGCAGGTAGATTATGTTTTGGGAGAATGGACTCCTGAAGAAGAAGCAAAACTTCCAGAACGACTAGAAACTTCAGCAGAAATTATTAGAACTTTTGGAACAGCTGGTTTAGAAAATACCATGACAACATTTAATGGAAAATAA
- a CDS encoding superoxide dismutase: MAFELPQLPYAYDALEPHIDARTMEIHHTKHHNAYTTNLNAAIAGTDLEGKTIENILINLDKSNAAVRNNGGGFYNHNLFWTVMSPNGGGLPTGDLLAAIESSFGSFEEFKAKFAKAGATQFGSGWAWLTVQKGGKLEVVGTPNQDNPLMPEVAGHGGTPILGMDVWEHAYYLNYQNRRPDYIEAFFSVINWTEVARRFALDK, encoded by the coding sequence ATGGCTTTTGAATTACCACAATTACCTTATGCATACGATGCATTAGAACCACATATCGATGCACGTACAATGGAAATCCATCATACAAAGCACCACAACGCTTATACTACAAATCTTAACGCAGCTATCGCTGGAACAGATTTAGAAGGAAAAACTATCGAGAATATCTTAATTAACTTAGATAAATCTAACGCAGCAGTTCGTAACAATGGTGGAGGTTTTTACAACCACAATTTATTCTGGACTGTAATGTCTCCAAATGGAGGAGGATTGCCAACAGGAGATTTATTAGCTGCAATTGAGTCTTCTTTTGGATCATTTGAAGAATTTAAAGCAAAATTTGCTAAAGCTGGTGCTACACAATTTGGTTCTGGATGGGCTTGGTTAACAGTTCAAAAAGGAGGAAAATTAGAAGTTGTGGGTACTCCAAATCAAGATAACCCATTAATGCCAGAAGTTGCTGGTCACGGTGGAACTCCAATCTTAGGAATGGATGTTTGGGAGCACGCTTACTACTTAAACTACCAAAACAGAAGACCAGATTATATTGAAGCTTTCTTCAGTGTAATTAACTGGACAGAAGTAGCTAGAAGATTTGCTTTAGATAAATAA
- a CDS encoding amidophosphoribosyltransferase yields MSDALKHECGIALVRLLKPLEYYKEKYGTAFYGIQKMYLMMEKQHNRGQDGAGFASIKFDVEPGQRYISRVRSNHSQPIQDVFKQINERVSEELKAHPELGDDMKELKANIPYVGELFLGHVRYGTFGKNSIESVHPFLRQSNWMHRNLILAGNFNMTNVKELFENLVELGQHPKEMADTVTVMEKIGHFLDKEVMQLYQDCKAEGYSKREASPVIAERLDIAKILARSAKNLDGGYAMAGLLGHGDAFVFRDPAGIRPAYFYQDDEVVVVASERPVIQTVFNVPFESVQEIDPGHALIIKKNGNVSMNQILEPTVKKACSFERIYFSRGSDAEIYQERKDLGKLILPAVLKAIDSDTDNTVFSYIPNTAETSFYGLVEAAQDFLNQRKNNYILENRNTLTAETLQELLAVKIRTEKVAIKDAKLRTFITEDSSRDDLVAHVYDVTYGVIKPEDNLVIIDDSIVRGTTLKMSIIKMMDRLKPKRIVIVSSAPQIRYPDCYGIDMAKLEGLVAFRAALALLKERNLYHIVDEVYAKCKAQENFADKDVVNYVTAIYDQFTDEEISDKIAEMLSSPEINAEVKIIFQKVDDLHKACPKNLGDWYFTGDYPTPGGNRVVNRAFMNFYEGKDARAY; encoded by the coding sequence ACTACTAAAACCGCTTGAATATTATAAAGAAAAATACGGAACTGCGTTCTACGGAATCCAGAAGATGTATCTAATGATGGAAAAACAGCATAACCGCGGACAAGACGGAGCTGGTTTTGCAAGCATTAAATTTGATGTAGAACCTGGACAACGCTATATCAGCAGAGTTCGTTCGAATCATTCACAACCTATCCAAGATGTTTTCAAACAAATCAATGAGCGCGTTAGTGAAGAACTAAAAGCGCATCCAGAACTTGGAGATGACATGAAAGAGCTAAAAGCAAATATTCCTTATGTAGGAGAATTGTTTTTAGGCCACGTTCGTTATGGAACTTTCGGAAAAAACAGCATCGAAAGTGTTCACCCATTTTTACGTCAAAGTAACTGGATGCACCGTAACTTGATTTTGGCAGGAAACTTTAACATGACTAATGTTAAAGAACTTTTCGAAAACTTGGTTGAATTAGGACAGCATCCAAAAGAAATGGCTGATACTGTTACAGTAATGGAAAAAATTGGCCACTTCTTAGACAAAGAAGTAATGCAATTATATCAAGACTGCAAAGCTGAAGGATATTCAAAAAGAGAGGCTTCTCCAGTAATTGCAGAGCGTTTGGATATTGCTAAAATATTAGCTCGTTCAGCTAAAAATTTAGACGGAGGTTACGCTATGGCAGGTTTATTAGGTCATGGTGATGCATTTGTTTTTAGAGATCCAGCCGGAATTCGTCCAGCTTATTTTTATCAAGATGACGAAGTTGTCGTTGTAGCTTCTGAAAGACCAGTTATTCAAACTGTATTTAATGTACCTTTTGAAAGTGTTCAGGAAATCGACCCAGGTCACGCTTTGATAATCAAGAAAAACGGAAATGTTTCTATGAATCAGATTTTGGAGCCAACCGTTAAAAAAGCTTGTTCATTCGAAAGAATCTATTTCTCAAGAGGAAGTGATGCCGAAATCTACCAAGAACGTAAAGATTTAGGTAAATTAATTTTACCTGCTGTTCTTAAAGCGATTGACAGTGATACAGATAACACAGTTTTCTCTTATATTCCAAATACAGCCGAAACATCATTTTATGGTTTAGTCGAAGCTGCTCAAGATTTCTTAAATCAGAGAAAAAACAATTATATTTTAGAAAACCGAAATACATTAACTGCTGAAACGCTTCAGGAACTTTTAGCTGTGAAAATACGTACAGAAAAAGTAGCAATTAAAGATGCTAAACTTAGAACGTTTATTACCGAAGACAGCAGCCGTGACGATTTAGTGGCTCACGTTTACGATGTTACTTATGGTGTAATTAAACCAGAAGACAATTTAGTTATTATTGACGATAGTATTGTTCGTGGTACTACATTGAAAATGAGCATCATTAAAATGATGGATCGTTTGAAACCAAAACGTATCGTAATTGTTTCATCTGCACCTCAAATTCGTTATCCAGACTGTTACGGAATCGATATGGCCAAACTAGAAGGCTTAGTTGCTTTTAGAGCTGCACTTGCTTTACTAAAAGAAAGAAACTTGTACCATATTGTAGACGAAGTTTATGCTAAATGTAAGGCACAAGAAAATTTTGCAGACAAAGACGTTGTTAACTATGTCACAGCAATATACGATCAATTTACAGACGAAGAGATTTCAGATAAAATTGCAGAAATGTTAAGCTCGCCAGAAATCAATGCAGAAGTAAAAATCATCTTCCAGAAAGTAGACGATTTACACAAAGCATGTCCTAAAAATTTAGGCGACTGGTATTTCACAGGAGATTACCCAACTCCAGGTGGAAACAGAGTTGTAAATCGTGCTTTCATGAATTTTTATGAAGGAAAAGACGCTCGAGCGTATTAA